One segment of Anatilimnocola aggregata DNA contains the following:
- a CDS encoding HAD family hydrolase: MYEIAPKHAFLVGIDSDGCTFDTMELKHKECFIPNIINYYGLQAVSKYARECAEFVNLYSKSRGINRFPALIEALEWLQKRPEVIARGVKIEIPDALRKWVKEETKLGNPALEAKVKASGDKALTECLAWSKAVNKTVDDMVRHVPPFPYVFDSLKKLQGKADMIVCSATPNDALKKEWSEHGIDQFVTAICGQEVGTKKEVLTNSQKYAPSHTLMIGDAPGDYAAAKANNCLFYPINPGNEDASWKRFHDEAIDRFLNETFAGEYQKMLLAEFDSYLPEKPSWKGVS; the protein is encoded by the coding sequence ATGTATGAGATAGCTCCCAAACACGCTTTCCTCGTCGGCATCGATAGCGATGGCTGCACGTTCGACACCATGGAACTGAAGCACAAAGAGTGCTTCATTCCGAACATCATCAACTACTACGGCCTGCAAGCCGTAAGCAAGTACGCTCGCGAATGTGCCGAGTTTGTGAACCTGTACAGCAAGAGCCGCGGCATCAATCGCTTCCCGGCGCTCATCGAAGCGCTCGAGTGGCTGCAGAAGCGGCCCGAGGTGATCGCTCGCGGCGTGAAGATCGAAATTCCTGATGCACTGCGCAAGTGGGTCAAGGAAGAAACCAAGCTGGGCAATCCAGCGCTCGAAGCCAAGGTGAAGGCCAGCGGCGACAAGGCCCTAACCGAATGCCTCGCGTGGTCGAAGGCCGTGAACAAGACCGTCGACGATATGGTTCGTCACGTGCCGCCATTCCCGTATGTCTTCGACAGCTTGAAAAAGCTGCAAGGCAAGGCCGACATGATCGTCTGCTCGGCCACGCCGAACGACGCGCTGAAGAAGGAATGGAGCGAGCATGGTATCGATCAGTTCGTGACCGCGATCTGCGGCCAGGAAGTCGGCACGAAGAAGGAAGTCCTCACGAACTCGCAGAAGTACGCCCCCAGCCATACGCTGATGATTGGCGATGCTCCTGGCGACTATGCCGCTGCCAAGGCCAACAACTGCCTCTTCTATCCGATCAATCCCGGCAATGAAGACGCCAGTTGGAAGCGGTTTCATGATGAAGCCATCGATCGCTTTTTGAATGAGACGTTTGCGGGTGAATATCAAAAGATGTTGCTCGCCGAGTTCGATAGCTACTTGCCTGAGAAGCCAAGTTGGAAGGGTGTTAGCTAG
- a CDS encoding diphosphate--fructose-6-phosphate 1-phosphotransferase, with product MSKKKNLVVAQSGGPSPVINNTLRGLIEAARNYDNIGTVYGAFHGIEGVLKEELLDLSGQCRDEISLLRYTPAAGSIGTCRYKLKANQNEDFDRVLEVFKAHDVGYFCYIGGNDSMDTANKVAQLAQQRGLDLIGIGGPKTIDNDVGDSEFKLIDHTPGYGSTAKYWMHAVQNANEENEGSCPADPVLVMQAMGRKIGFIPAAARLADPNREMPLQIYLAESPCSLEQLADNVNDQLVKDGRCIVVISEGFNVGSLGERKDSFGHTQFSSSETTVAQLVVNYLNKIGLKAKGSARGNVPGTDQRHSMAYASTVDLDEAYRAGENCAVIAAKGESGYMSTILRNPGAVYSVTYDKVPLTEVANSERTFPKKWITAAGNDVTDDFLRYAKPLVGEGMVSLPIVDGRQRMTRLKKTFAAQKLPKYVPQADRAK from the coding sequence ATGAGCAAGAAGAAAAACCTGGTCGTTGCCCAAAGCGGCGGCCCGAGTCCGGTGATCAACAACACGCTGCGCGGCCTGATCGAAGCGGCTCGCAACTACGACAACATCGGCACCGTCTACGGCGCATTTCACGGCATCGAAGGGGTGCTGAAAGAAGAGTTGCTCGACCTCTCGGGGCAATGCCGCGACGAGATCTCGCTCCTTCGTTACACGCCGGCCGCCGGTTCGATTGGCACTTGCCGTTACAAGCTCAAGGCGAATCAAAACGAAGACTTCGATCGCGTGCTGGAGGTATTTAAGGCTCACGATGTCGGCTACTTCTGCTACATCGGTGGCAACGACTCGATGGACACCGCCAACAAAGTGGCTCAGCTTGCGCAGCAGCGAGGCTTGGACCTGATTGGCATCGGCGGGCCCAAGACAATCGACAACGACGTCGGCGATTCCGAATTCAAGCTCATCGACCATACACCTGGTTACGGCAGCACCGCCAAGTACTGGATGCACGCGGTTCAAAATGCCAACGAAGAAAACGAAGGCTCGTGCCCCGCAGACCCTGTGCTGGTCATGCAAGCCATGGGTCGCAAGATCGGCTTCATTCCTGCCGCGGCTCGGCTGGCCGATCCGAATCGCGAGATGCCGTTGCAGATCTATCTGGCCGAAAGCCCTTGCTCGCTCGAGCAATTGGCTGATAACGTCAACGATCAACTGGTGAAAGACGGTCGCTGCATTGTCGTCATCAGCGAAGGCTTTAACGTCGGCAGCTTGGGCGAGCGTAAAGACTCGTTCGGCCACACGCAGTTCAGCAGCAGCGAAACGACGGTGGCTCAGCTGGTCGTGAACTACCTCAACAAGATCGGCTTGAAGGCCAAGGGAAGTGCTCGCGGCAATGTGCCCGGCACCGACCAGCGTCACTCGATGGCTTATGCCTCGACAGTCGATTTGGACGAAGCCTATCGCGCCGGCGAGAACTGCGCCGTCATCGCCGCCAAGGGTGAGAGCGGCTACATGTCGACCATCCTGCGTAACCCAGGTGCCGTCTACAGTGTGACCTACGACAAGGTTCCTTTGACCGAAGTCGCCAACAGCGAGCGGACCTTCCCCAAGAAGTGGATCACCGCTGCGGGCAACGACGTCACCGACGACTTCCTCAGGTACGCCAAGCCCCTCGTCGGCGAAGGGATGGTCAGCTTGCCTATCGTTGATGGTCGTCAACGGATGACGCGGCTTAAGAAGACGTTCGCCGCGCAAAAGTTGCCGAAGTATGTGCCGCAAGCGGATCGGGCAAAGTAG
- a CDS encoding tetratricopeptide repeat protein, whose product MQFRQSTIAVAAAILGSCCTLAAQAQSLDTIYSTKGGVPSKGTVTTITKNEIALDMAGVPRSFPVNEITRVIFADEPNELTNARNSVVAKNYNAAVEELKKVDPAALTREFMRHDAAYYKALSELRLAMSEGGDKTKAEADMLAFLRSAPDSYHFYEAAELLGDLAASSGKYENAVRYYTPISKAPFEDYQMRANNAVARAQVAQKNFPAALAGFEAVLAGNLSTVEATQQKMLASVGKAQCLGETGKADEGVAMAEGIIAKNDPQDAKLFARAYNALGACHLKAGRPKDALLAYLHTDVLFYADSDAHAEALYNLVKLWGDLNKADRATAARATLRERYAGSIWNAKE is encoded by the coding sequence ATGCAGTTCCGTCAGTCCACGATCGCAGTTGCTGCTGCCATTCTCGGCAGTTGCTGCACGTTGGCCGCTCAGGCCCAGTCGCTCGATACGATCTATTCCACCAAGGGTGGTGTGCCGAGCAAGGGGACCGTTACCACGATCACCAAGAACGAGATCGCGCTCGATATGGCCGGCGTGCCCCGATCTTTTCCCGTCAACGAAATCACTCGCGTGATCTTCGCCGACGAACCGAACGAACTAACTAATGCCCGCAACTCGGTTGTGGCGAAGAACTACAACGCAGCCGTTGAAGAACTGAAGAAAGTCGACCCAGCGGCCCTCACGCGCGAGTTCATGCGGCACGATGCGGCCTATTACAAAGCACTGTCTGAACTGCGCTTGGCCATGAGCGAAGGTGGGGACAAGACGAAGGCCGAAGCCGACATGCTGGCCTTCCTCCGCTCCGCTCCCGATAGCTATCACTTCTACGAAGCGGCCGAACTGCTCGGCGACCTGGCTGCCTCTTCGGGCAAGTACGAGAACGCGGTCCGCTACTACACGCCAATCTCCAAGGCTCCGTTCGAAGATTATCAAATGCGGGCCAACAACGCCGTCGCGCGGGCCCAAGTCGCTCAAAAGAACTTCCCCGCCGCCCTCGCCGGGTTCGAAGCCGTGCTCGCCGGCAATCTCAGCACCGTGGAAGCCACCCAGCAGAAAATGCTGGCCTCGGTCGGCAAGGCCCAGTGCCTGGGCGAAACCGGCAAGGCCGATGAAGGCGTTGCCATGGCCGAAGGGATCATTGCCAAGAATGACCCGCAAGACGCCAAGCTCTTTGCCCGCGCTTACAACGCTCTCGGTGCCTGCCACCTGAAGGCCGGCCGCCCGAAGGACGCTTTACTCGCCTATCTGCATACCGATGTTTTGTTCTACGCCGATAGCGACGCCCATGCCGAAGCCCTCTACAACCTGGTCAAGCTGTGGGGTGACCTGAACAAGGCCGACCGGGCGACCGCTGCCCGGGCAACGTTGCGCGAACGTTACGCTGGTAGCATCTGGAATGCGAAAGAATAG
- a CDS encoding Uma2 family endonuclease, with the protein MNGPIDLDLPQFMLVQLAERFGEIPVARIAMRPLPGQATEEAVVYLAEHEDRLCELVDGILIDKATWTFHSFIGSRICSSLASYVGLHSGGIVLGGSAAYRLRTGLIRRPNTAYLAADRAQQFFAGIQENLIPVAPTLAVEVISDSNSRKEMDEKLKEYFSTGSEEVWYVYPKTRELHQFTSPQSPLVWQGTAMVSTSLLPGFELKLAEIFQNPLDALK; encoded by the coding sequence ATGAATGGTCCAATTGACTTGGACTTGCCGCAGTTCATGCTAGTTCAACTTGCTGAGCGTTTTGGCGAGATTCCCGTGGCACGTATCGCCATGAGGCCTCTTCCGGGTCAGGCCACGGAAGAAGCCGTGGTTTATCTCGCCGAGCACGAAGACCGCTTGTGCGAACTAGTCGACGGAATTTTGATCGACAAAGCGACATGGACATTCCATTCCTTCATCGGCAGCCGGATTTGTAGTTCACTTGCATCGTATGTAGGTCTGCATTCAGGTGGAATCGTGCTGGGGGGCAGTGCAGCATACAGATTGCGCACAGGACTCATTCGCCGCCCGAATACGGCGTACTTAGCAGCAGATCGCGCCCAGCAGTTTTTTGCAGGAATTCAAGAAAATCTCATTCCTGTCGCACCCACCCTAGCCGTCGAAGTCATTAGCGATTCGAACAGCCGCAAGGAAATGGATGAGAAGTTGAAGGAGTATTTCTCTACGGGGAGTGAAGAAGTTTGGTACGTCTATCCCAAGACGCGTGAGTTGCACCAGTTCACCAGCCCCCAGTCCCCGCTGGTCTGGCAAGGAACAGCCATGGTCTCGACCTCCCTGCTGCCCGGTTTCGAACTAAAGCTCGCCGAGATCTTTCAAAATCCACTCGACGCGCTCAAGTAA
- a CDS encoding VWA domain-containing protein, translated as MDHVPDDSRLDDLLRDIAVPQELAARLKEIAIPTDDELDQLVCGLAVPEELSLRLHAIPEDDLLDEELQEVDAPLTLRGQLQLPTPADRWRNVQRWAARLTVAAALFLAVSATLFTSGAAYLTSIYPPAVEPQWVVLAQAPGTWDGSLIPAPDESDEGVTWLPHQESLPSMAMTVEPAESDTTLMGEVDPSLFLTSSGPVGQLQSLLRSGMRPWDDVVLMKYGLLGAPQYSEDELPELIRVQLPARSGIEPPLVREFDRRFLLREGIFPPVSPGRNPKLQQLEIPLSTANSSVELAEAALANGKLPNADEIRVEQFVAALESRLPPAPRGRLDLVINGSPSPFGPPDAKLLHIGVQAGKLKRQSKQPTHLVVAIDISASMARGNRLEMVRHALNQMQGQMTGRDALSIVAFEEDIVCRTEHLTASQGEELRQQLLELNPRGGTNLAAGLQTAASVALTEPPLMNVGSYRQRLVLITDSRAAMPDDTAEKITEVMTLIGAEGVGFDVLDVSGRSEPDPLLSQLTQELAGTYRAISSRQQLYASLVESLAGHSPAVALEAQLRIRFNPQTVGAYRLLGHEPNLLAAVVPAAVDAQLLPEEAAGALLELWLTGHSSTNLGEAIITWKDPQTSQRQQKKLPLTRNHIASSFGETPASLQTAAVAAEIAEQLRGSREALRRENLLPTQQRNTAATIRTTIRPWSLTLRQEPDLNRLLTLLDRMEKIRGR; from the coding sequence ATGGATCACGTTCCCGACGATTCCCGCCTCGACGACTTGCTCCGCGATATCGCGGTGCCGCAAGAACTCGCTGCGCGGCTGAAGGAAATCGCGATTCCCACGGACGATGAACTCGATCAACTGGTATGCGGGTTGGCTGTTCCCGAAGAACTGTCGCTGCGGCTGCATGCAATTCCCGAAGACGACCTGCTCGATGAAGAGTTGCAGGAAGTGGACGCGCCCCTTACGCTGCGCGGCCAATTGCAACTGCCAACACCGGCCGATCGCTGGCGCAACGTGCAGCGCTGGGCCGCTCGCTTGACAGTGGCCGCCGCGCTGTTTTTGGCCGTCTCGGCAACGCTGTTCACTTCCGGGGCCGCATACCTGACGTCGATCTATCCACCCGCTGTCGAACCGCAATGGGTCGTGCTCGCTCAGGCTCCGGGTACTTGGGACGGCTCGCTGATTCCCGCCCCGGACGAATCTGACGAGGGGGTTACCTGGCTGCCACACCAGGAATCGCTACCGTCGATGGCGATGACGGTCGAACCTGCCGAGAGCGACACCACGCTGATGGGCGAAGTCGATCCGAGTCTGTTCCTGACCAGCAGCGGCCCGGTGGGTCAGTTGCAGTCGCTCCTGCGCAGCGGCATGCGTCCCTGGGACGATGTTGTGCTCATGAAGTACGGCCTGCTCGGTGCGCCGCAGTATTCCGAAGATGAACTTCCCGAATTAATCCGCGTGCAACTGCCGGCCCGTTCCGGCATCGAACCGCCGCTGGTTCGCGAATTCGATCGTCGCTTTCTGCTGCGCGAAGGGATCTTTCCGCCCGTTAGCCCCGGCCGCAATCCCAAACTGCAACAGCTGGAGATTCCACTCAGCACCGCAAATTCGTCGGTCGAACTGGCCGAAGCAGCGCTCGCGAACGGCAAACTCCCCAACGCCGACGAAATTCGCGTGGAACAGTTTGTGGCCGCGCTCGAATCGCGACTTCCACCCGCTCCACGCGGCAGGCTAGACCTCGTTATTAACGGCAGTCCGTCCCCCTTCGGCCCGCCCGATGCCAAGTTGCTGCACATTGGCGTGCAGGCGGGCAAGTTGAAACGCCAATCGAAGCAGCCCACGCACCTGGTAGTGGCGATCGATATCTCGGCCAGCATGGCCCGAGGCAATCGGCTGGAAATGGTGCGCCACGCCCTCAATCAAATGCAGGGGCAGATGACGGGGCGCGACGCGCTCTCGATTGTCGCCTTTGAAGAAGACATCGTCTGCCGCACCGAGCATTTGACCGCTAGCCAGGGGGAAGAGTTGCGGCAGCAGCTCCTCGAATTGAATCCTCGTGGCGGCACCAACCTGGCGGCCGGTTTGCAAACCGCAGCTTCGGTTGCCTTGACCGAACCACCGCTGATGAATGTAGGTTCTTATCGTCAACGGCTGGTCTTGATTACCGACAGCCGGGCAGCGATGCCGGACGATACGGCCGAAAAGATCACGGAAGTGATGACGCTCATCGGCGCGGAAGGGGTTGGCTTTGATGTGCTCGATGTCTCCGGCCGTTCCGAGCCCGACCCACTCTTGAGCCAATTGACGCAAGAACTGGCAGGGACTTATCGGGCGATTAGTTCGCGGCAGCAGTTGTATGCTTCGCTGGTCGAAAGCCTGGCAGGGCATAGTCCAGCGGTCGCGCTCGAAGCGCAACTTCGCATTCGTTTCAATCCGCAAACCGTGGGCGCGTATCGTCTGCTCGGTCACGAGCCGAACCTGCTCGCCGCGGTTGTTCCCGCTGCCGTCGATGCTCAATTGCTGCCGGAAGAAGCTGCGGGAGCTTTGCTTGAACTTTGGCTAACCGGCCATAGCAGCACCAATCTGGGCGAAGCCATCATCACTTGGAAAGACCCGCAAACGAGTCAGCGTCAGCAGAAAAAGTTGCCGCTCACGCGCAATCACATCGCTTCGTCGTTTGGCGAAACACCTGCTTCGCTGCAAACGGCGGCCGTGGCCGCCGAGATTGCGGAACAACTGCGCGGCTCGCGCGAAGCCTTGCGGAGAGAGAATCTGCTCCCGACGCAGCAGCGCAATACAGCCGCTACGATCCGTACAACCATACGGCCGTGGAGCCTGACGCTGCGGCAAGAGCCCGATTTGAATCGCCTGCTCACCTTGCTCGATCGAATGGAGAAGATTCGCGGCCGCTAA
- a CDS encoding RNA polymerase sigma factor, translating to MALSLTQFNALVDEHTSALYRIAYRMMGDRHEAEDMVQETFRSAWKSREAFCEGIGDRAWLASILRRRIVDRWRRKAPPPTLAGEQPLDVGVQPIDPLASDYTDEMQFALSQLPTELRETLLLVVVGELTHQEVADLLEVPLGTVLSRVSRARRRLREVLIAART from the coding sequence TTGGCGTTGTCGTTGACGCAGTTCAACGCGCTGGTCGATGAACACACGTCTGCTTTGTACCGCATTGCCTATCGCATGATGGGGGACCGGCACGAAGCTGAGGATATGGTTCAAGAGACCTTCCGCTCAGCGTGGAAAAGCCGTGAGGCTTTCTGCGAAGGGATCGGGGACCGCGCGTGGTTAGCGTCAATCCTGCGCCGGCGAATTGTGGATCGTTGGCGGCGCAAGGCCCCCCCTCCCACCTTGGCTGGCGAACAACCTTTGGATGTTGGCGTGCAGCCGATCGATCCGCTGGCTAGTGACTACACCGACGAGATGCAGTTCGCCCTGTCGCAACTTCCGACCGAGTTGCGCGAGACATTACTGCTGGTCGTCGTGGGCGAGTTAACCCATCAGGAAGTCGCCGATTTGCTGGAAGTTCCGCTGGGCACCGTGTTATCGCGGGTCAGCCGGGCGCGCCGGCGATTACGCGAAGTGCTGATTGCAGCCCGTACATGA
- a CDS encoding MotA/TolQ/ExbB proton channel family protein, with the protein MRWLEVSKPWGLVVVLLLALGLSVEAGRSLGIVTGPVAVAQDEPAEEPAAAEEPAGKPQQSYLAWFFKALGIRYTIAFLALSFSFVAILVMNFLVCRRDSFVPRHLIDAFEAHLNEKRFQEAFDLAKNDESFLGQMLSSGMANLQAGYDKAMEAMAETAEDEGMKIEHRLSYISLIASISPLVGLLGTVDGMVASFQVIAISGATPKASDLAEGISMALITTLVGLVLAIPAILAFNLFKNRISRLTMEAGHAAGRLMGRFESMGKK; encoded by the coding sequence ATGCGGTGGCTTGAAGTTTCAAAGCCGTGGGGTTTGGTTGTAGTCCTGCTGCTTGCGCTTGGTCTAAGCGTTGAGGCTGGCCGTTCGCTCGGCATCGTCACCGGCCCCGTAGCCGTTGCGCAGGACGAGCCTGCCGAAGAGCCCGCTGCCGCCGAAGAGCCCGCTGGCAAGCCTCAGCAAAGCTACCTCGCCTGGTTCTTCAAAGCGCTTGGTATTCGTTACACCATCGCCTTCCTGGCTCTGTCGTTTAGCTTCGTGGCTATTTTGGTGATGAACTTCCTGGTCTGCCGCCGCGATTCCTTCGTCCCCCGCCACTTGATCGATGCCTTCGAAGCTCACCTCAACGAAAAGCGCTTCCAAGAAGCCTTTGATCTGGCGAAGAACGATGAATCGTTCCTAGGGCAAATGCTCTCTTCGGGCATGGCCAACTTGCAAGCCGGCTACGACAAGGCGATGGAAGCCATGGCCGAAACCGCCGAAGACGAAGGGATGAAGATTGAGCATCGTCTCAGCTATATCTCGCTCATCGCCAGCATCAGCCCACTCGTCGGTTTGCTCGGCACGGTGGACGGAATGGTGGCATCGTTCCAGGTGATCGCGATTAGCGGTGCCACGCCCAAGGCCTCCGATTTGGCGGAAGGTATTTCGATGGCTCTCATTACGACCCTCGTCGGTCTCGTGCTCGCCATTCCCGCGATTCTCGCCTTCAACTTGTTTAAGAATCGAATCTCCCGTCTCACCATGGAAGCTGGCCACGCTGCCGGTCGCTTGATGGGTCG